In Bosea vestrisii, the following are encoded in one genomic region:
- a CDS encoding TIGR02186 family protein: MRRAALALAATCLAALATVPAKAETLIAALSTHRIAIASNFTGDQLAVFGLVERDGRSVARADPFDIVVTVRGPQRMLIVREKERVGPIWINRNQRRFPDRSIYLSVATNRPIKEILSEDAARRDRIGLANAQRSQTGFDFDFDIGRYRDALIRTLEGKRLYLLDERGVTFLSPALFSSQIKIPATAPTGPYEVEVLLYAGGSVLARQTTNFEVVKTGAEQSMASAAHERPFLYGLATAVLALLFGWLATVIFRRD; encoded by the coding sequence ATGAGACGCGCGGCGCTCGCACTGGCCGCAACCTGCCTTGCGGCGCTCGCTACCGTTCCGGCGAAGGCCGAGACGCTGATCGCGGCACTGTCGACCCACCGGATCGCGATCGCCTCCAATTTCACTGGAGACCAGCTCGCGGTGTTCGGCCTGGTCGAGCGCGACGGGCGCTCGGTGGCACGCGCCGACCCCTTCGACATCGTCGTCACGGTACGCGGCCCGCAGCGCATGCTGATCGTGCGTGAGAAGGAGCGTGTCGGTCCAATCTGGATCAACCGCAACCAGCGGCGCTTCCCGGACCGCTCGATCTATCTCTCCGTCGCAACCAACCGGCCGATCAAAGAGATCCTGTCGGAGGACGCGGCACGGCGCGACCGGATCGGTCTCGCCAACGCGCAGCGCTCGCAAACCGGCTTCGATTTCGACTTCGATATCGGCCGCTATCGTGACGCGCTGATCCGAACGCTCGAAGGCAAGCGGCTTTACTTGCTCGATGAGCGCGGCGTCACCTTCCTGTCGCCGGCCCTGTTCAGCTCGCAGATCAAGATCCCTGCGACAGCGCCGACCGGTCCTTATGAGGTCGAGGTGCTGCTCTATGCCGGCGGTTCGGTGCTGGCGCGCCAGACCACCAATTTCGAAGTGGTGAAGACCGGCGCGGAACAGAGCATGGCCTCGGCCGCGCATGAGCGGCCGTTTCTCTATGGCCTGGC
- a CDS encoding sulfite exporter TauE/SafE family protein produces MQIYLPIAELPISVFLVLGLSGAVGFISGLFGVGGGFLLTPLLIFLDIPPAVAVATVAAQVAGSSMTGVLTYWRRNALDFKLGGILVAGGLFGTIMGVLFFNSMRRLGQLELVITLSYVTLFTLIGGLMLFDAVRAAMRDRAGKPARLRREAGSHPPWMGLPLRMRFPRSQLYASAIPIAGLAVIIGFIGAVLGVGGGFMLVPALIYFFRIPPAVVVGTSLFQILVTMSGATVLHAVTNQSVDIILAMLLLVGGVIGAQFGGRAARNLNVSSFRLLLALLILSVGLRFGVELFLPPNEPYSVVVPEGAQR; encoded by the coding sequence GTGCAGATCTATCTCCCGATCGCGGAACTGCCGATCAGCGTTTTCCTCGTCCTTGGCCTGAGCGGCGCGGTCGGCTTCATCTCGGGTCTGTTCGGCGTCGGCGGCGGCTTCCTGTTGACGCCATTGCTGATCTTCCTCGACATCCCGCCAGCGGTCGCTGTCGCGACCGTGGCGGCACAGGTCGCCGGCTCATCGATGACCGGCGTCTTAACCTACTGGCGGCGCAATGCGCTCGACTTCAAGCTCGGCGGCATCCTGGTCGCGGGCGGCCTGTTCGGCACGATCATGGGCGTGCTGTTCTTCAACTCGATGCGGCGCCTCGGCCAGCTCGAGCTGGTCATCACTTTGTCCTATGTCACGCTCTTCACCCTGATCGGCGGGCTGATGCTGTTCGACGCGGTGCGCGCTGCGATGCGCGACCGGGCCGGCAAGCCTGCCCGTCTGCGGCGCGAGGCCGGCTCGCATCCGCCCTGGATGGGCCTGCCGCTGCGGATGCGTTTCCCGCGCTCGCAGCTCTACGCCAGCGCGATCCCGATCGCGGGCCTCGCCGTCATCATCGGTTTCATCGGCGCCGTGCTCGGCGTCGGCGGCGGCTTCATGCTGGTCCCGGCGCTGATCTACTTCTTCCGGATTCCGCCGGCGGTGGTGGTCGGCACCTCGCTGTTCCAGATCCTGGTCACCATGTCCGGCGCGACGGTGCTGCACGCGGTCACCAACCAGTCGGTCGACATCATCCTCGCCATGCTACTGCTGGTCGGCGGCGTCATCGGCGCGCAGTTCGGCGGCCGGGCAGCGCGCAACCTCAATGTCTCGTCGTTCCGCCTGCTGCTGGCGCTGCTGATCCTCTCGGTCGGCCTGCGCTTTGGGGTCGAGCTCTTCCTGCCGCCGAACGAGCCCTACTCCGTGGTCGTGCCGGAAGGAGCGCAGCGATGA
- a CDS encoding MerR family transcriptional regulator, which produces MPRQGSALAATPSHDGRSASQTTNDTDAGGFTISDLAREFGVTLRTLRFYESRGLLAPARSGLTRIYSGRDRARLTLILKGKQLGFTLVEIRAMLANEEGKDIKGKEPSASVGGLQLSRSQIAEQLELLRSQRVEIEAAIAELETTLARLDA; this is translated from the coding sequence ATGCCGCGCCAAGGCTCAGCTCTGGCGGCCACACCGAGTCACGACGGCCGCTCCGCCTCTCAGACGACGAACGACACCGACGCCGGTGGTTTCACCATTAGCGACCTCGCCCGCGAGTTCGGCGTGACCCTGCGCACATTGCGCTTCTATGAATCGCGCGGCCTGCTCGCGCCGGCCCGCTCGGGCCTGACCCGGATCTATTCCGGCCGCGACCGCGCCCGCCTCACGCTCATTCTGAAGGGCAAGCAGCTCGGCTTCACCCTGGTCGAGATCCGCGCCATGCTCGCCAATGAGGAAGGCAAGGACATCAAGGGCAAGGAGCCGTCCGCCTCGGTCGGTGGCCTGCAGCTCAGCCGCAGCCAGATCGCCGAGCAGCTCGAATTGCTGCGCAGCCAGCGCGTCGAGATCGAGGCCGCCATCGCCGAGCTCGAGACGACTCTCGCGCGCCTCGACGCCTGA
- a CDS encoding acyl-CoA dehydrogenase C-terminal domain-containing protein → MPVYKAPVEDTLFLLNDVFQFERYNNLPGFAEATPDLVEAVLGEGAKLCEEVLQPLNHSGDKEGCKRNDDGSVTTPKGFKQAYEAYAAGGWVGLAMDPEYGGQGLPYTLGAIMNEFSSSANMAFSMYPGLTMGAMAALYVHGSDEVKRTYLPKMAEGTWSGTMNLTEPHCGTDLGLIKTKAVPNGDGTYAITGTKIFISAGEQDITENIVHLVLARIEGAPAGVKGISLFVVPRNEVGADGSVGANNHVSCGSIEHKMGIHGNSTCVMNYDGARGWLVGTENKGLNAMFVMMNEARLGVAIQGLAQSEVAYQNAVVYAKDRLQGRALTGAKNPDKAADPIIVHPDVRRTLMSIKAFNEAARAFVLWNAIKSDVAHRSTDAAERQAADDQLGLMTPVLKGVLTDVGFDNAVKAQQMYGGHGYIAEWGMEQFVRDARIAMIYEGANGVQAMDLVGRKLGRDGGRAIMAFFNEVGAFVKENEADEALKPLLVSLAASLGHLQQATMWFMQNALAKPDNAGAGAHDYMHLLGLVSLGYMWAKMAKVAQDKLKAGANGQAERMNAKLVTARFFMERSLPETAAHLARITTGADSTMALNAEQF, encoded by the coding sequence ATGCCGGTTTACAAGGCACCCGTCGAAGACACGCTGTTCCTGCTCAACGACGTCTTCCAGTTCGAGCGCTACAACAACCTGCCGGGCTTTGCCGAGGCGACGCCCGATCTGGTCGAGGCGGTGCTCGGCGAGGGCGCCAAGCTCTGCGAGGAAGTGCTGCAGCCGCTCAACCATTCCGGCGACAAGGAAGGCTGCAAGCGCAACGACGACGGCTCTGTAACCACGCCGAAGGGCTTCAAACAGGCCTATGAGGCCTATGCTGCCGGTGGCTGGGTCGGGCTCGCCATGGACCCCGAATATGGCGGCCAGGGCCTGCCTTATACGCTCGGCGCCATCATGAACGAGTTCTCCTCGTCGGCGAACATGGCCTTCTCGATGTATCCCGGCCTGACCATGGGCGCGATGGCCGCGCTCTATGTCCACGGCTCGGACGAGGTGAAGCGCACCTATCTGCCGAAGATGGCCGAAGGCACCTGGTCGGGCACGATGAACCTGACCGAGCCGCATTGCGGCACCGATCTCGGCCTGATCAAGACCAAGGCCGTCCCGAATGGCGACGGCACCTATGCGATCACCGGCACCAAGATCTTCATCTCGGCCGGCGAGCAGGACATCACCGAGAATATCGTCCACCTCGTGCTCGCCCGCATCGAGGGCGCGCCTGCCGGCGTCAAGGGCATCTCGCTCTTCGTCGTGCCGCGCAACGAGGTCGGCGCCGACGGCTCGGTCGGCGCGAACAACCATGTCTCCTGCGGCTCGATCGAGCACAAGATGGGCATCCACGGCAACTCGACCTGCGTCATGAACTATGACGGGGCCAGGGGCTGGCTGGTCGGGACCGAGAACAAGGGCCTCAACGCCATGTTCGTGATGATGAACGAGGCCCGCCTCGGCGTCGCGATCCAGGGCTTGGCCCAGTCCGAGGTCGCCTATCAGAACGCCGTCGTCTACGCCAAGGACCGCCTGCAGGGTCGCGCGTTGACCGGCGCCAAGAACCCCGACAAGGCCGCCGACCCGATCATCGTTCATCCTGACGTGCGCCGCACGCTGATGTCGATCAAGGCCTTCAACGAGGCGGCGCGTGCCTTCGTGCTCTGGAACGCGATCAAGTCGGATGTCGCCCACCGCTCGACCGACGCCGCCGAGCGCCAGGCCGCCGACGATCAGCTCGGCCTGATGACGCCGGTGCTCAAGGGCGTCCTCACCGATGTCGGCTTCGACAACGCGGTGAAAGCCCAGCAGATGTATGGCGGCCATGGCTATATCGCCGAATGGGGCATGGAGCAGTTCGTCCGCGATGCCCGCATCGCCATGATCTACGAGGGCGCCAACGGCGTGCAGGCCATGGACCTGGTCGGCCGCAAGCTCGGCCGCGACGGCGGGCGCGCCATCATGGCCTTCTTCAACGAGGTCGGCGCCTTCGTGAAGGAGAACGAGGCCGACGAGGCGCTGAAGCCGCTCCTGGTTTCGCTCGCCGCCTCGCTCGGCCATCTCCAGCAGGCGACGATGTGGTTCATGCAGAACGCGCTCGCCAAACCGGACAATGCCGGCGCCGGCGCGCATGACTACATGCACCTGCTCGGCCTGGTCTCGCTCGGCTACATGTGGGCGAAGATGGCCAAGGTCGCGCAGGACAAGCTCAAGGCCGGCGCCAATGGCCAGGCCGAGCGCATGAACGCCAAGCTCGTCACCGCCCGCTTCTTCATGGAGCGTTCGCTGCCCGAGACCGCCGCCCATCTGGCGCGGATCACCACGGGAGCGGATTCGACCATGGCGCTGAACGCCGAGCAGTTCTGA